In Dermacentor albipictus isolate Rhodes 1998 colony chromosome 6, USDA_Dalb.pri_finalv2, whole genome shotgun sequence, the following proteins share a genomic window:
- the Nmnat gene encoding nicotinamide/nicotinic acid mononucleotide adenylyltransferase 1: MPSPKKVVLLACGSFNPVTNMHLRMFEVARDNLTSLAMEVVCGLVSPVSDGYGKAGLAPANHRCRMLSLALASSSWIRLDAWECEQESWTQTRRVLDHHRQRIAIEGLPIQSGPKRRRRRQSNDNLNEAALNVQLMLLCGADLLQSFSVPGLWSEQDIENILTQYGLVVVTRSGYDVPRIIYENDILYRHRRHIHVVTEWIPNEISSTAVRRALKRGESVKYLLQDSVIDYIRQHGLYAQSTMDDINSNHTETEDGQETAV; this comes from the exons ATGCCGTCACCCAAGAAAGTGGTGCTCCTGGCCTGCGGTTCGTTTAATCCGGTGACCAACATGCACCTGAGGATGTTCG AGGTGGCCCGGGACAACCTCACTAGTCTAGCCATGGAAGTGGTCTGCGGCCTGGTGTCCCCGGTATCTGACGGTTACGGCAAGGCTGGCCTGGCACCTGCCAACCATCGATGCCGAATGCTATCCCTGGCTCTGGCCTCCTCCTCCTGGATCAG GCTGGACGCGTGGGAGTGTGAGCAGGAGAGTTGGACGCAGACGCGGCGCGTGCTGGACCACCACCGGCAGAGGATAGCCATTGAAGGGCTGCCCATACAATCGGGTCCCAAGCGTCGACGTAGGCGGCAGAGTAACGACAACCTGAATG AGGCAGCCTTGAATGTTCAGCTGATGCTGCTGTGCGGAGCTGACCTGTTGCAGTCATTCAGTGTGCCGGGGCTTTGGTCCGAGCAAGAC ATAGAGAACATCCTGACACAGTATGGCCTGGTGGTCGTGACTCGCTCTGGCTATGACGTGCCACGAATTATCTACGAGAATGACATCCTCTACCGGCACCGG CGCCACATTCATGTGGTCACTGAGTGGATCCCCAACGAGATCAGCTCCACAGCAGTCAG GCGAGCACTGAAGCGTGGGGAGAGTGTCAAGTACCTCCTTCAAGACTCCGTGATCGACTACATCCGACAACATGGCCTGTACGCACAGTCTACCATGGACGA CATCAACTCGAACCACACGGAGACAGAAGATGGCCAGGAGACAGCCGTGTGA